The DNA sequence AAATTGCTAATAATGCCAGGACTATAACTAATTCAATTAATGTAAAACCGCTTAATCTATTCATCAGATCTCACCTCCCTCACAAAACATAATTATTACTAACTTAACATCCAAGTAGAAACTTGTCAAGATTTTTTTCTCAATAACATTAATTAAAGTATAGCCTAAAAAAATACCTATTGCAAGCAAAATTGTCAATAATTATAACTCGTTGAAAAATAAGGAATTGGAAAAGAAGTTACTTTATGCTTGCCTCTTTTTAAATCTTCTCCTTATCTCTTCTTTTATTAAATCTGAGCCTGTAAAAACACCTAAAAGAAGAGAAAAACCAGTAATTAATATCCTGTCTAAAATAGCTAAAGACAAGGCAACGTTAAGGCTAAGGCCGTTTTCCATTAACAGTAAAACCAACCCTGTATCTTTAAATCCTAAGCCAGCAGGTGCGGGAGATAAATACCCCAAGACAAAGGACATGGAGATAATCTTTAAAATATCTAAAAAATGGGGATGAAAATTAAAAAATTCAAAAAGTAAATAATAATAGAGAACTACCAATGCCATATTCAAAATAACAAACGGCAGGATGCAAAAAACGCTTTTTAGCTTTTCCTTAAAATATCTTAAGGCCTCTCTTATTGATAAAGCAAGTTTGTGCTTTCTTCTTGCAACTATTATCAATAAAAGAATTAATATTATTACAAATGCTAAAGGAACCCTCCTGATGAATCCCGCCCCAAAGTAGGCGCCAAGGAGGAGCCACAATGATACGGAAAGAAACTCTAGAATAATAAAGGCACTTAAGGCATTGGGGAAGGCTAACTTTTTATGTCGAGAAAAATAACTGCTTACAATATAGCCTGCACCTGTAAAAAGACATTTATTCAGGGCCCTGGCAAGACAAGTTAATTTAAAGGATTCGCCTAACTTTATCTCTTTTCCAAGCAGGATATAAAAATTTAGGGCTTGAATAATGGAAATTAAAAACAGGATTAAAATAATAAAGAATGTTCCCATAACAAAGGTTAAAAAATCGAGTCCTTAAACACTCTCAGATACGGAAAGAAGAAATAGTCCTTTATCTATTATACCATCAGAAAAAGCAGAGTTAAGAAATTTCTAAATAAATCCAACCTTGACTACTCTTGTTTAGGAGCCTAAAATAGCTGTTAGAATTAACTAACTACAAGCTTATATAAGGAGATATCATCCCATGCTAGAAATCAGTACAATTAAAGACGCAATATTTATCTTGAAAAGATTTGGGATAAGACATGCTTTCGGAAGATTCGAAGATTTAGTCTTAATTAAAAAAGAAGAAAGAAGAAAAAACAAATTATATAAAAAATTAAAGCCGCAAGGAAGATTAAGGAAGAATATACTTGGAAACACAATGCAATTAGATATGAATGACTTTGGAATACATAGGGATTTATTTCTAGATGGAATCCGAGAGCCGCAGGCTACGCAACATTTAATGCAGCTCTTAGGTAAAGATGATATAGTCCTAGAGGTGGGAGCCAATATTGGCTATTATGTTCTTATAGAATCTCGACTCTGTAAAAAGATTTACGCCGTTGAGCCAATAACTGAAAATATAAATAATCTAAAGATAAATATTGAATTAAACCAATGCAGGAATGTAGCGGTATTTCAAACAGCCTTTGGTGCTGAAAGAACCAAAAAAACTATGTATATATCAAAAAAAAGTAACTGGCACAGTTTCTATCCTAAAAAGAATATAATAAAAAAACTATCTGTTGAAATGGATAGCGTTGATAATTTTCTTAAAGACAAGGAGAAACCTACTTTTCTACGTATGGATGTTGAGGGATACGAACTGAATATATTAAAAGGCATGCAGGAAACCTTAAAAAATATAAAAAGATTATTTATTGAGGTGCATGCC is a window from the Candidatus Omnitrophota bacterium genome containing:
- a CDS encoding FkbM family methyltransferase — its product is MLEISTIKDAIFILKRFGIRHAFGRFEDLVLIKKEERRKNKLYKKLKPQGRLRKNILGNTMQLDMNDFGIHRDLFLDGIREPQATQHLMQLLGKDDIVLEVGANIGYYVLIESRLCKKIYAVEPITENINNLKINIELNQCRNVAVFQTAFGAERTKKTMYISKKSNWHSFYPKKNIIKKLSVEMDSVDNFLKDKEKPTFLRMDVEGYELNILKGMQETLKNIKRLFIEVHADILALEETQELIEILRKNSFRPELIIKYDRPKFSKILPNDYINKIYDGDKGGYEIFFSKF
- a CDS encoding flippase-like domain-containing protein; translated protein: MGTFFIILILFLISIIQALNFYILLGKEIKLGESFKLTCLARALNKCLFTGAGYIVSSYFSRHKKLAFPNALSAFIILEFLSVSLWLLLGAYFGAGFIRRVPLAFVIILILLLIIVARRKHKLALSIREALRYFKEKLKSVFCILPFVILNMALVVLYYYLLFEFFNFHPHFLDILKIISMSFVLGYLSPAPAGLGFKDTGLVLLLMENGLSLNVALSLAILDRILITGFSLLLGVFTGSDLIKEEIRRRFKKRQA